The following coding sequences lie in one Arachis ipaensis cultivar K30076 chromosome B05, Araip1.1, whole genome shotgun sequence genomic window:
- the LOC107642731 gene encoding metal transporter Nramp3, which yields MPPQQPLLEPEEDTAYDSSEKVVVAVGVEDEYGDDVEAPPFSWKKLWLFTGPGFLMSIAFLDPGNLEGDLQSGAIAGYSLLWLLMWATLMGLLIQLLSARLGVATGRHLAELCREEYPPWARIVLWLMTELALIGSDIQEVIGSAIAIRILSNGFVPLWAGVVITALDCFIFLFLENYGVRKLEAFFAVLIGIMALSFAWMFGEAKPNGVDVLLGVLVPKLSSRTIKQAVGVVGCIIMPHNVFLHSALVQSRQIDQSKKGRVQEALNYYSIESTLALAVSFIINIFVTTVFAKGFYGTEIADSIGLVNAGTYLQEKYGGGLFPILYIWGIGLLAAGQSSTITGTYAGQFIMGGFLNLRLKKWVRALITRSCAIIPTMIVALIFDTSEESLDILNEWLNVLQSVQIPFALIPLLCLVSKEQIMGTFRIGPVLKIFSWLVAALVIVINGYLLLDFFSSEVNGAVFAVVVCALTAAYVAFVIYLIARAVSFSPWQSLDRS from the exons ATGCCACCCCAACAACCCCTCCTGGAGCCAGAAGAGGACACGGCCTACGACTCCTCCGAGAAGGTGGTGGTGGCGGTGGGAGTGGAGGATGAGTATGGCGATGACGTGGAGGCGCCGCCCTTCTCGTGGAAGAAACTGTGGCTGTTCACTGGGCCGGGGTTCTTGATGAGCATAGCGTTTCTTGACCCAGGGAACTTGGAGGGGGATCTTCAGTCGGGTGCGATTGCAGGATACTCGCTGCTCTGGCTGCTCATGTGGGCCACCCTAATGGGCCTTCTGATTCAGCTGCTTTCGGCCAGGCTCGGGGTGGCCACAGGGCGGCACCTGGCTGAGCTGTGCAGGGAGGAGTACCCGCCATGGGCCAGGATTGTGCTGTGGCTCATGACTGAGTTGGCTCTTATTGGCTCCGACATACAAGAGGTTATTGGCAGCGCTATTGCTATCCGGATTCTCAGTAACGGATTTGTTCCTCTATGGGCTGGTGTCGTCATTACTGCTCTTGATTG ttttatttttctatttctcgaGAACTATGGTGTGAGGAAATTGGAGGCATTTTTTGCTGTTCTGATTGGCATAATGGCGCTCTCATTTGCATGGATGTTCGGTGAAGCAAAACCCAATGGGGTTGATGTTCTTCTTG GTGTTTTGGTTCCTAAACTTAGCTCCAGAACTATAAAGCAAGCTGTTGGAGTTGTTGGTTGCATCATTATGCCTCACAACGTGTTCTTGCATTCCGCTCTCGTTCAGTCAAGGCAGATTGATCAAAGCAAGAAAGGCCGCGTTCAAGAAGCTCTTAATTACTACTCCATAGAGTCCACCTTGGCCCTTGCAGTCTCTTTCATCATCAATATTTTCGTCACGACTGTGTTTGCCAAGGGCTTTTACGGTACTGAAATAGCCGATAGTATTGGTCTTGTAAATGCAGGGACTTATCTTCAGGAGAAGTATGGGGGTGGATTATTCCCAATCCTATATATATGGGGCATTGGTTTGTTAGCAGCAGGGCAAAGTAGCACCATAACTGGTACATATGCTGGTCAATTCATCATGGGAGGTTTTCTCAATTTAAGGCTGAAGAAATGGGTGAGGGCGTTAATTACCCGAAGCTGCGCAATCATCCCAACCATGATAGTCGCTCTTATCTTTGATACCTCGGAGGAATCTTTAGATATCCTGAATGAATGGCTTAATGTTCTTCAGTCAGTTCAAATCCCATTTGCTCTTATTCCCTTGCTTTGCTTGGTGTCCAAGGAACAGATAATGGGCACTTTCAGAATTGGTCCTGTCCTCAAG ATTTTTTCTTGGCTGGTGGCTGCTCTGGTGATAGTGATCAATGGCTATCTTTTGCTAGACTTCTTCTCCTCTGAAGTGAATGGAGCAGTGTTTGCCGTTGTAGTGTGTGCACTAACAGCTGCTTATGTTGCATTTGTAATATACCTTATTGCGCGTGCTGTTTCCTTTTCGCCTTGGCAAAGTTTAGATCGATCATAG
- the LOC107640051 gene encoding uncharacterized protein LOC107640051, with translation MLNKFCFEALDKYLKDVLRFDRGYNPDAPFGGKIVVLGGDFRQIFPVIPRSSREEIVHSCINASNLWQSCQVLQLTENMRLCCGSRDIHGVQLEEFATWLLQIGDRLIGDSTDGESVIRIPDNLLVNIEYPCLHDLVLFVYSDILLHSSSVDYFKGRSILAPTLDVVTEVNNHVMSLIPGNERVYLSSDTLINEDGHLESELYTMSTESLNALNCSGIPQHRLVLKIGVPVMLLRNIDQSNGLANAGCNTGEIVFIPRMNMSPNNDTLPIRFTRRQFPVALCFAMTINKSQGQTLSTVGVYLPRPVFTHGQLYVALSRVSIHSGLKILSVGSNGKVSDHTINVVYRKVFTGLLRNILP, from the exons ATGTTAAATAAATTTTGCTTCGAAGCGCTCGACAAGTACCTTAAGGATGTTCTTCGTTTTGATCGTGGATATAATCCCGATGCTCCATTTGGTGGGAAAATTGTTGTTCTGGGAGGTGATTTCCGTCAGATATTTCCTGTGATTCCTCGTAGTTCCCGGGAAGAGATCGTTCATTCGTGTATTAATGCTTCGAACCTGTGGCAATCTTGCCAAGTGTTGCAGTTAACTGAAAACATGAGGCTGTGCTGTGGTTCACGAGATATCCACGGTGTACAATTAGAGGAATTTGCTACATGGCTGCTTCAAATTGGTGACAGGTTAATCGGAGACAGCACCGATGGCGAATCAGTAATTAGAATACCCGACAACTTGCTGGTGAATATTGAGTATCCATGTCTGCATGATTTGGTGTTGTTTGTTTATTCTGACATTTTACTCCATTCTTCTAGCGTGGATTATTTTAAGGGTAGGAGTATATTAGCACCAACACTTGATGTTGTAACTGAAGTAAACAATCACGTGATGTCTTTGATCCCTGGCAACGAGAGGGTTTACTTGAGCTCTGATACACTGATTAATGAAGATGGTCACCTGGAATCTGAATTATACACAATGAGCACCGAGTCATTGAATGCGCTGAATTGTTCAGGAATTCCCCAACACCGGTTAGTTCTTAAAATCGGTGTTCCTGTGATGCTTCTTCGCAATATTGACCAATCCAATGGACTCGCGAATGCAG GTTGTAATACTGGTGAGATTGTCTTTATTCCCAGGATGAACATGTCACCTAATAATGATACATTACCGATCAGGTTTACTCGACGCCAGTTTCCGGTTGCGCTTTGCTTTGCGATGACCATAAACAAGTCCCAAGGTCAAACGCTGTCAACCGTTGGCGTGTATCTTCCGAGGCCTGTTTTTACTCATGGTCAGCTTTATGTTGCGCTCTCTCGGGTCAGCATTCATTCTGGACTGAAGATATTATCTGTTGGTTCTAATGGCAAAGTTTCAGATCATACTATTAATGTTGTCTATAGAAAAGTTTTTACTGGCTTGCTACGTAACATTCTGCCTTGA